A portion of the Pseudoalteromonas galatheae genome contains these proteins:
- a CDS encoding integron integrase → MRTRSPFLNHIAEFMLTKHYSLRTVDTYLKWTSSYIHFHDKRHPASMGDNEVVEYLDYLVLKCNVPPKTQATALNALSFLYKQIIKQDLCPNLTFVRGKRQSKLPIVMTPDEVKRLMSFLSKRYYLISGLMYGSGLRVMEAVQLRVQDIDFDFDYKCIRIWNGKGNKHRVVTLATELIPLLRNQIAQADEYLKLDSQNEYYAGVWMSNALARKYPSANKSIAWQYLFPSYKLSADPETGEIRRHHFHQTGVRKAVKEAAKKAQITKLITPHTFRHSFATHLLQSGADIRTVQAQLGHSDVKTTQIYTHVLQLGANGVVSPLSKIF, encoded by the coding sequence ATGAGAACTCGTTCACCATTTTTAAACCACATCGCAGAGTTTATGCTGACTAAGCACTATTCGCTCAGAACCGTTGATACATATCTTAAGTGGACTTCTTCCTATATTCATTTTCATGATAAGCGTCACCCAGCTTCAATGGGCGATAACGAGGTTGTCGAATATCTCGACTACCTTGTACTTAAATGTAATGTGCCGCCTAAAACACAAGCGACAGCGTTAAATGCATTATCTTTTCTATATAAGCAAATAATTAAACAGGATTTGTGCCCCAATCTAACCTTTGTCAGAGGCAAGCGTCAATCTAAGTTGCCAATTGTTATGACCCCCGATGAGGTTAAACGTCTCATGTCGTTTTTAAGTAAACGATATTATTTAATTTCAGGCTTAATGTATGGTAGCGGCTTACGTGTAATGGAAGCTGTTCAACTACGAGTTCAGGACATTGACTTTGACTTTGACTACAAGTGCATTCGGATCTGGAATGGAAAAGGGAATAAACATCGGGTGGTTACTCTCGCCACAGAACTTATACCTTTGCTAAGAAATCAAATTGCTCAGGCTGATGAATACTTAAAATTAGATTCCCAGAACGAATATTATGCTGGTGTTTGGATGTCAAACGCACTAGCAAGAAAATATCCTAGCGCCAATAAGTCAATTGCTTGGCAGTATCTATTTCCCTCATATAAGTTAAGTGCAGATCCTGAAACTGGGGAGATCCGCCGACATCATTTTCATCAAACAGGAGTGCGTAAAGCGGTTAAAGAGGCAGCCAAAAAAGCACAAATAACAAAACTGATAACGCCCCACACTTTTAGACATTCATTTGCTACTCATTTGTTACAAAGTGGTGCAGATATTAGAACAGTACAAGCTCAGTTAGGCCATTCAGACGTTAAAACCACTCAGATTTATACCCATGTTTTACAGCTAGGCGCAAACGGTGTTGTAAGCCCTTTGAGCAAAATTTTCTAG